ATAGATGCAATTATTCATCTAGCGGGCTTGGCAGCAGTCAGCCCATCATTTGACAGGCCTCAGGACTATTTATCTACCAATTCTGCAATCTTTACTAATATTTGCGAAAACTACCTCGGCAAAACTACCCAACCAAGAATTGTTGTGATCAGTAGTGCCTCAATCTATGATCCTAATCAACCAATGCCAATCAATGAAACTTCTCCCTTAGTACTAACCTCCCCCTATGGAGTTAGTAAGATCTTGCTAGAAAATCAAGCTAGATACTACAATACTCGTCAAATGCACTGTATAATAGCACGCCCCTTTAATCATATTGGTTCAGGCCAAGGTCTAGGGTTCCTAATACCTGATCTAACTGAAAAATTGCTACAATCACGTGGCATTGCTAACCCTGAGATTAGTGTCGGAAATTTGTCTACCAGAAGAGACTATACGGATGTAAGAGATGTTGCCAGAGCTTACAGGCTAATAGCCACAGCAAAACATCTACCAAAAAATTTAATATATAATATCTGCTCCGGAGTCAGCTATAGTGGAGAAGAAATATTAGAATACATCGTAGAATATTTAGATATCAGTATGCCAAAATTAAAAGTAGATCCATCATTGATAAGACCTAATGATATTGCCGATATCCGAGGTGACAATACCCTCATCAAGACTGAGTACGATTGGCAACCAAAATACAGTATCAAACAAACTATCCAGGACTATCTAAGTAATAGATAATTTATCTATATCGCTATCTACC
The sequence above is drawn from the Candidatus Saccharibacteria bacterium genome and encodes:
- a CDS encoding GDP-mannose 4,6-dehydratase, with the translated sequence DKNMNILITGINGFVGKHLTRELSDFDHNIYGIGTEDTPNQQIQNLISEYWSADLSDQFPAPTQSIDAIIHLAGLAAVSPSFDRPQDYLSTNSAIFTNICENYLGKTTQPRIVVISSASIYDPNQPMPINETSPLVLTSPYGVSKILLENQARYYNTRQMHCIIARPFNHIGSGQGLGFLIPDLTEKLLQSRGIANPEISVGNLSTRRDYTDVRDVARAYRLIATAKHLPKNLIYNICSGVSYSGEEILEYIVEYLDISMPKLKVDPSLIRPNDIADIRGDNTLIKTEYDWQPKYSIKQTIQDYLSNR